The nucleotide sequence TACTCCAGAGAGTGGCATGGGGTTTCCACGGCAACAACATCTGCTCACAGTCAGCCAGCTAACTGACAGGCTGCAGTGTCAATCAATCAACCAGGATTTAGAAATGATGGTCATTACACCTGATCGGCCCCGCATGCATGTCTCCTATGGCCTGCTTTCACCTCTGTGTTGGCGGTTTAATGAAAAGTTGACACAATGACACGGATGATGAGCTCACTGACTTTTGCTAACACGCCAAGAGAACAACCACGCTGAAGCTGCTCCTCAAAACACAAGGAACCAGCatgaggatggaggatggagcTGCTTTAGAGGAGGGACATAAATAACTAAAGGAACTGAATGCAGGAAAAATCATTAACAAATGACCGTGCTGAGAAATaaacaagacaaagaaaagaataaCAATGAATGAATGGTTTAGTAGACTTAAAGGGTTTCCCTCGTCTGGTGTGTCCCTCCTGTCCTGCAGCGTTCAGCAACATTCTCCCTGTTTCCATGGAGACGACGAACTGCACTTAAAAACTCTTTCACtaggaaaataaagacttttcttcttgtttgtcctgtccagcagcaaacagtACACTTTTAGCATCCGGGTTCTGCTGCATCTGCACaaactgctgtgtttttgtACAAACACATGTTGTTTTATCAACTCTGAACTGGAGGAAAGACGGACGGAGGGATGCAGATGTGAAGAGAGATGGAGAGACGGAAGAGGGGAGGAAAGtgtcctgcagctgctgtgcatcatcaccaccatcttCATCACCACTATCATCATCATAATCACCCACACAAGAACAAACTGGTAAAAAGGAAACGGTTTCTGTCAATGTTTTCAGCGTCATGACAGCTGTTCAActtttctgcacaaacacacatcagtgCAGATTCATTCAGACAACAAGGTCAGGCCTGAGGCTAACCCCACCCGCAGATTGAGCCGGTGTGTGACCTCGcgctctgctgcagctctgctcctCACGCTGAGGAGTCTGCCAAAAGCCGACTTTAGTTTTTACCACATGTCTGCTTCTCCCTGCAGTCTGAGGAGGGGTGACTTCTTTTCCGTTTGCCGTGCGTGGGAGGGGGAGGCGGTTTCGTCCGAGAAGGACCTACATGGGATCCCGAGGGGGGGCAGCAGATGACCGGCTGGGGGCCTAAGGGTGAGGGGAGAAGCGCCGTCAATCAAACAGTACAATAAACACAAACCCACCCAGGAGGTTGCAGGCTCCAGCGGACGCCACCTGCAGGCAGAAACAGACCCAACACAAACCTGGAGCTCGATGCAGCACAGAGTCCCGGCAGCGCTCGGCTCCTCTGGGTGAAATGTAGCGCACAGATGTCTCCTCCAGGTACTGGTCTACAGGATCTGGACAGACTGCAAACAGCAGCTCAATTAGTGTGAGGAGATGACCCATCATCACCCTGAAGGTCCTCAGCCAGGAGAAACTTTAGAATCCACCTGCTATTGCCTCCACAACCCCCCCCAAAGCACTCAGAATGAACACACTGAGCTGGTCAAGGGGGTGTTCGGTGATCTGCAGAACTGCATCTGAATTTATGACCTTTAGAAGCTCTTCTCTAcctgtattattattattatgtcacATAATTGAATGGGTCATGTGTATAAAGACACCAGGCCAGACCCTCAAACAGTCAACAGGCATCCGCTCCACCATGGCCAAGACCAGAGAGCTGTCTGAGAACACCAGGGACAAGTTTAGACCTGAACAAGACTggaattaggcctgcacaatataccgcaaatttatcgttatcgcaatatccagctctgcaatatgcatatcgcaaaagacggcgaatatcgctaTAAATCGCAaatccaaaatgtgttaaaacaatcttctagcagcttgaagcatttaacgaatcaaataaatccctttatgctttgaccaatcagatggacgccttcccattgttgaccaatcagatggaggcctattatgttaaccctggtcctgaagagcctcaaccctgcctgttttccagctctccttaaccagcttgctgttgattggctgactcaagtgatttcacatcctgattgactgaacacacctgattttggttatcattatcgagcagtctagggagaattggaaaacagacagggttgaggctcttgaggaccagggttagccaccctgacgtttgtcccccatgtcgatgagggtcatttggagtataatttttaaactgttgcaatgaaatgggaattatgtttttgtttatttttctatttgtttatttaccgcaaatttatcgttatcgcaatattgatcactaatatcgcatatcgcaagttttcctcatatcgtgcagccctaactgGAATGAACCAATCTACACCAACAGCATGGAGAGAAGAGATCAACTGTATATTAGAGAAGAGAAGAAGATCAATGACAGTCTTCCTCCACCTGGAGTTCCATCATTGGTTCCTGCTGGAACAACTGATCTGGAGAACATGAGGAAATAGTCCAGAGGAACTGGACAAAGACCAGaggagagctgggaccacagtaACAACGGTTACTATGGTAACACGCCACATCTGCATGGATTCAAGTCCTCCAAAGGTTCTCCTGCTTAAGTAGAACATGTCCAGACCCGTCTAAAGTTCTCCAGAAACCATCTGGGAGGTCTAGAAGAGGACTGGGAGAAGGTCATGGGGACAGAAGAAGCTCTTTGGTCCAAACGCCACTCGCTGTTTGGAGGAGGCAAAAGGCTGAAGAACTCCATatccactgtgaagcatgggggtggacgCATCATGGTTTGGAAAGAggacaggacgactgatccgtaCGATGGAAAGGATGAATGGGTCCATGTGTGGAGAGATtcgttcattttctattccgttttttttccctttcggggtcagggggctgctggagcctatcctggccacttgtgggcgacgGGCAGGAAACaacctggactggtcgccagtctgtcgaagggtagaatgtcctcaatcacacacccattcactctcacactctcacacctagggacaatttagattaaccaattacatcatgaagcatgtttttggacggtgggaggaagccggagaccccgtaGAAAACCCACAcctgcacggggagaacatgcaaactccacacagaacggtcccccattgatgttctgttccaggtcccacagccaggacttgaactgggggccttcttgctgtgaggcaagaggcGCTAatcactgcgccaccgtgcagctgtGGAGAGATGTTGGAGAAAAACCTTCTTCCATGTGTCAGAGCTTCGAAGGTGAAGTGTGTCTGGATCTCCCAGCATGggaatgatcccaaacacacaaaacagcgTCTACGGAAAACATTCCAGGGTTCTGGAGGGTTCTGGTCGTTCTCTGGACCTCAGtccaatagagaatctgtggagggagctgaaagtctgtgttttccAGCCAAAACATCAGAGCTCTGGAGAAGATGGACCACAATAGCAGCTTCACTGCAAACCTGCTGAAGATCTACattaacctttgacctctgtcccTGAAACCAGGGTTACATCATAAGTACTGAGGTGACTTCTGTTAGTGAGCAAACCTGTACTTTCTGCTCCATTCTACTAATAGATTCTTTCCAAATCCTGGATTCTTGTTTCCATTCTGTCTGTCACAGTGATGAACAGTGCAGACCAGACTCAGCTGTTTAGATGGAAATGCTGCAGAATCAGAGAATGAATAAAACCTGATGCTCCCCACTGTAAACACAGAAGTCTAAAGAAGAGGCGGGGATAGGGAGGGGcatcttcaaaataaacagctgtaGTAGTGTTCGCTCCTGACTGACCCAGAGACtaacttctcaaagacaggagtgTCAGAGGAAGAGTTCAGCACACATCTTTTCTTGACATCGTTTTCCTCACTTACAGCTCcgatcagttttttttccccatttattGTTTATATGATTGCCTTCTGTCAGGCAGAAGATGCTTTCCTGAAAAGTCCAAACAATCCCAGGGGGCTCCTCGACACAAGAACTGTTCTTGTCTGCCTGAAATTCAAGTCTATTTCAATGATTGAATCCAGTTTCACTGCTTCAGTTTCCTTTAAAACAACGCAAAACCCCCACGTCTACAGACGGATCATCAAAAACGGAGCAGCCACACTTCAGATGTTGAAACAGAGAATTTTCCAGGAAGATGCTTCACTGTTGTGATCTCAAATCAGCCTCTAGGGGCACTGTGTCGGAAGGCAGGGCGGTACTCACCAGCCTGCCGCTTCCTGAGCGTGACGTAAGGCAGAAGGTCGTGGCGAGTGATGATGCGCAGCAGCTGGAGGACGTGTCTGAAGTTGGTTTCGTCGCAGCGCCCCTGCCGCTCCAGGGCCAGCAGGAAGTCCCGGCCGCTCCTGATGCCACCGCGCTCGTACTCGTCGATGACGTCCACAAAGAGGAAGGACAGCACGCGCACGTCCCGGTGCGTCAACTGAGCCCCCACGATGTCAAACATGCGGTGCAGCGAGTACAGCCCATGCGAGCCATCCACCGCCTCCTCAGGCCACGGCTCTGAGGAACGTGCTCTTCTGGACAGGCTGGGGCTGGGGGAGGCAGAGGAGACTGTCCTGTTGTTTACCCCCCCAGCGGCAGCCACACTGAGGCAGGGGGGTCTGCTCATCACAGCTCGGTTCCTCAGCGGGACACCACTGCTGTGGTTGGACTCTACTCGGTTCTGCTGTGCAGACGGGCTGTGATGGAGATGGGGGTGGTGGGGTGGCTGCTGGGATGTCATCTCCAAGGTCAGCTGTCTGGAGGGTGTTCAAGTCCCAGCGTCCCCTGCTCGCTCTTCACTTCACTGACTGCACAGAGAGAGAGATCGCATGAggacaaaccctgaagaaggtCAAGCGGCAATTAACCAAACCACAGCCGACCACTGTGGAGCACGGGGTAAGAGGCATTATGGTCTGGGAGGTTAACCGAATGATGGCCAAATGCCCCTGATGATGAGTCAGAAGCCCCAATCCTGAACTGAGGCGTGTTGGTAAAAGGTTCAAAGACTTCAATAATGTCTTTGGATAATTTCGCCGTCAACAGGATTCTACGTCATCACTGCCATgacagtaggcctgcacaatataccgataatttatcgttattgcgacatcaagctgtgcaatatgcataccgcaaaagacggcgaaaatcacaataaatggttaccttaaatgtgccaaaacaaacttatggcagcttgaaatattgaacaaatgaaataaatccctttatgcatttaaccaatcggaaggacccgtttacgttgttgatcaatcagatgagccctttgatgtttgcctcctacgtcaacGAGGggcatttggagtataatttttaaactgttgcagtgaaatggaaatgatgtttttggttgttttgctatttgtttatataccaagaattatatcgttatggcaatattaatcaccaatatcgcacaTCGTGAGTTTTCCGACAGTTTACACAGTGACTCTAATCAACAGTGGGGCTACGCCCAAAGACCCTGTCTTAGTATCTAGGGTTAATGGGGGTGGTgggtggggggttaaaccatcaCATGGTTCCAGAATGTTCTGCTGTGGCAGCAGCTCAGCACTACAATCAGAGACTTTCCCGTGAAGACAGTAGGCGGTCCTGTCCACGCTTTGACTGGATGTTTTACATCTTCCAAAATGTGTGGGTGGAAACAGAGCTATAATTATCATCCTGTATATGTGgaacaaccattgactgtatctgaggactggactgagtgagtgacaCATACAACGgcttcaaccaaatgaagtccattcagtcgccatttttccacgCCGGAGCCACACCCACTCATTACCAATTCACACCCCTTCCCCTGAAAGCGGGCTTGGGAGAAACTGCCAATCACGTGCTTTTACGCAGGAATCTAATTGGTCAATCATAAcgtaaaaaagaatgtttttttctgaccaCTAAAATGACAGCTGTTAGCttctccatagaagtctatgggattttggctttttggaaccagcTGGTACTTCCTAGTTGGAACGAGCCCCGCCCACTCATTACTAATTCAACTTATATTAGACATTTCTctggcatcatcatcatcatcatcatcatcatcatcaaaatgttttcagtcaCGTGCTTAACGAGGACCTGTGGATGTTTGGGACCTTCTTCGCGGCTCGGTCCGGTCGTCTGAACATGCATCTGACCCATATGTTGATGATCAGTCGGCCCAACTATGCGTCTGATGATCTAACCAACATTATGGGTTCTCCGACCTATGCAGACGTCAACAACAACCACCGGGGTTCTGGTTTGGACACGTTTCCGATCCAAATCTCATCTCTGACTCTGTAAATAACGAGCAGACTCACTTTGTCCAAATTACTGGTTCTGGGCTGGAAAGAAGAGAAACTAGCACTGGGGTAGAGGACTGGACCGGGTGTTAGTCGGGTCCCTTTCATGAACGCGCTCTGGGCTTCGTTTGTGATGGCCCGGTTCCGTCAAAACCACTCGATGACTCGTAAACACGAATATTTACCTTTGGAGCCGTGGATGCGGCTGACAGGCCGAACCTCGGCGGGTTCGGACCGGGATCAGTGGCAGCTAGCTTCTCTCGAGCCCAGCCTCTGATCCGCTTCAGGTTCCGAACCGCAGCAGCCCAAACTGGAGGCTGTGGATCCCTGGGTGCGATTGCTGCCTCTGGCAACCCGCTAAATGCGAGTGAGACTTTGGGTTCGAAACCGTTTGGACCAGGGTCCGCCAGCGCGagcaaaacaagcaaacagCTAAAATGAAAGAACGTCCGGTTCACGGTGCATTCACTTCCGGTACGCCTCTTCCCCGACGGAGGggattttttcttatttccatttattttatttcttgaacaattttcaaaatagtctttaaaaaataaaatacataataacGTTAgtaacaagaagaaaaaacagccgtTCACATAAAACCAAACTGTAGAAAAACCacagatttagatttttttctttatgaagaattaaaaaaatctcagaGGAGTTAAACTATGGCGCTTCCACAATAAAGCGCACTGCATGTTTTAAAGTGTCAGCACACAGCTGAACAAAAGCTAAAAGGTGCTGGTTTTATAGCACAGGTTATTTAAACTTTGATTTCCAATAAAATTCAAAGCAAGTCTAAAACTGTGGAGTAAAAtgacaggggaaaaaaatattttttaagattcTAGTGTATAAAGGTTGACAAGTCGCAATTGTTATTAAAGTAATTATTGTGATCAGAATCATCAGGTTTTCCAGTGTGTCTCTCCTGCCTGCAGAGGAAATGAAGCAGCAGCTTGTCCTGTTTCTGGCTGCAGCAAACCAAAGCTGAGGAAGGGGAAATGAATCTAATGGTTACTGTGGggtcagtctggttttattctttgtttatgaaagaaaaaaatatggttAAAGGTTGGTATTTAAAGAGCTTAAAATCTCAAAATTTCACAGACGATCCTATACCACTGCACTGAGACAAATATGACACAGAATGTATGGCctgattcttgtttttgtttacagaaaTTAATTTAGCACCAAAAATGCCGACGTTTTGCCACAGCACTGGTTTTAGGaacaaaagtcaacaaaagaggaagtactttttttattagtaAAGAGAATCTGAATTATGTCTTTTGCTTAGATTGATGGTAGCTTTTATGTTCTAAAATCTGAAGTTTGCTTTTTCCTTTGATAGATGTCAGGgggaaaatgtaaagatttaggTGTATTAAGATCTTAAAGGCCAGTGTCTTTTCATAGAGATCTAAAGGTTCTACACATTCCTTGAAATGTCAAAACTGCCATAACAGTGGATATATGTACTACTCATTTAGATCTGTAATTtgaaatcagaatcagaatcagaaatactttattgatcccacacgtgggaaatttgttcgttaccataacaactgacaggaaaaaaagagtaagaataatataaatagaaaataaaaaaagagaacaaggaaaatgtggtataatttaaagagctatttacaaaacagtgcaggtaaagagatgtgcaaaagaaatgtgcaaaataaagaaaagagaaaaaaaaatgtgcaaggtTATCTTCTGCATTGTGAATTATTGAACAGGGTTATAGTATTTGGcaggaaggatttctggtaccgggcagttttggagcggagctgtctgagccttctagagaaggagctccgctgtttgtccagaacagggtggagaggatgctctgggttgtccatgatggataagagcttgttcagtgacctcctctccatcactgcttcaaaggtttcctgtttgcagccaatgacagaacccgccttcctgatcagcttgttcagtctgttggtgtcactgactgcaatgctgcttccccagcagaccacggaggagaacaaggtgctggctaccacagactggtagaagatccccagcatcttgctgcacacatcaaatgacctcagcttcctcaggaagtagagtctgctgcaggccttcttgtacacagcagtgctgtggctcctccaggtCAGTCTGCTGTCGATAGTCACACCCAGATATTTGTACTCCTCCACCGCTTCCACATCCCTGCCCAGGATGCAGAAGGGTTGTAAGACAGTCCTTTTCCTCCGGAAGTCGATCACCATCTCCCTGGTCTTGTCcacattgagcagcaggtgattctctccagcccactccacaaatccatccaccagcctcctgtactcctcctcccgtCCACCGCTTATACACCCCACAACcacagagtcatcagagaatttctgTAGGTGACATGACTCTGAGTTGTGCTGAAAATCTGAGGTGTATAAGGTGAACAGAAATGGAGAGAGCACAATGCCCTGTGGGGCCCCCACACCACTCAACACCACGTCAGACAGGACGCCGCCCAGTcggacaaactgtggcctgtctgtcaggTAGTCAGTGATCCAGGAGACGGTGGACGCACCAGCACCCATCAGCCGCAGCTTATCACCCAGTAAAGAAGGCtggatggtgttaaaggcactggagaaatcaaagaagGTGATTCTCACCATGCCTCCGCCACCATCCTGGTGTGAGTGAGCTcgctgcagcagatggatgacagcatcatc is from Oryzias latipes chromosome 7, ASM223467v1 and encodes:
- the LOC101170239 gene encoding death effector domain-containing protein is translated as MTSQQPPHHPHLHHSPSAQQNRVESNHSSGVPLRNRAVMSRPPCLSVAAAGGVNNRTVSSASPSPSLSRRARSSEPWPEEAVDGSHGLYSLHRMFDIVGAQLTHRDVRVLSFLFVDVIDEYERGGIRSGRDFLLALERQGRCDETNFRHVLQLLRIITRHDLLPYVTLRKRQAVCPDPVDQYLEETSVRYISPRGAERCRDSVLHRAPGPQPVICCPPSGSHVGPSRTKPPPPPTHGKRKRSHPSSDCREKQTCDIRLRVRAEYCQHESALQGNVFSNKQEAVERQFERFNQANTILKSRDLGSIICDIKFSELTYLDAFWRDYINGSLLEALKGVFITDSLKQAVGHEAIKLLVNVDEEDYQAGRRKLLCNLVASGGSPPVDSRDAVS